AGTAGACATGCCTGTTGGCACAATGAAAATGGTTCAGAGAGCAGGAATAAGAAACTGGTTCGGCCTGACAAGTTTCCCGACTATCTGGAATGGTGAATGACCTAGAAATAATTCctgaaaacatttcctcatcttgATAAATAGGTTGGCTTTCCTCGTTGAGCTATAAAAAGTTGTAAAATGATTGGACCAGACTAGAGAAACATGCTGGTTGTCACTGGCATGGAGTCTTCTGTACATAGCCACATGACgcaaagcaacagctgctctatCAAGGTCAAAAAAAATGTACTGGTCTTTAGTAACATTAGGCCAAGATTAGTATTTAGCGATAACACTATAATTGATGTAAGAATAGGCACAATGGAGCAAGCCTGAATTGACTGAGGGTTAGTAGGGGCTACAAGTTGCAACATATTGTATTTGCTTGAAGAAagagtatccctttaaatggacaaCATAAGATGTGATGACAAGAATTACTAAGTGTCATACCATACATATGATGATTTAGCATGAGTTAGCTACTGTGCAAATGGTATCCGACCTACCACATCTGCCAACCACCCCTACCAGGTGACACCGTAGCAGCACTTAGTGCATTATGTACAAACCAACCCAATGAAAAAAGGAGCAAAGAAAAGTTAATTGTTAAACAAAATGTTTTAATACGTGAGCATCACGCAATTATCATAATCCATGGCAGATACCAAAATACATACATTCAGAATAGGACATGGGAAAACAGTATTTACAGGCACAATATTACACATGTacaagtctttataaaacaaagACATTAGAAAACAGTGACTGACAGATAAACGTCAGATGACGTCAGCATTGAGTGGTCACATTCAGTCCTGTAATATTACCCTTGTTAAGGATACATTTTAATAAATGATACTCGGAGCTTTTGGAATACTGTAGCTGACCTGTGTAGCAGCAGATAAGAGTTAACTATCATAAGCCACTGATTACATTAGTATCGCTCCTCTAAATGCCACCTTGCTCGCATCCTTTCAACCGAAATTCCATGTAAATAGCtacaacagtaggcctactttcATTGTGATCTTTTGGGGAATTCCAATTTACTACTGTCTTCCACGTTCCACCACGTGGGGTTAGAACTGCAACAGTTGATGAAACCTCCCGTTCTATCCCTATTAAAATCCCCCAAGTAGGATATCAAAATCACAGTTTCAAAGTTTAAAAAGCAACAATTGCAGTACTCCAAGGGTTGAGGTTTTTGAGCATTTGATCACAACAGATTTGCCCAGAGTCACTGTCCTCTGCCTCGGAGTCAGGCTGCTCTCCCTCTTTGTTACTCAGGAGTCCAGAAAAACTGGAACCGAATATTGTTATCAAACTCGATACATTGCTTGTGTCCATTTCTTCAGTTTCCCCTTTATTCTTGTCGTTTGTAGAAGGTAGAGATGTGGAAGTTAGTTTCGTTATTTTCGTTGGTGAGTCTGTGAGTTCAGAGTCATCGGCAGTCCGTTTCCTGTTAGTGTAAGCCTGGGGCGCTTTGGGCTCGTACGAATGTTTCTCCGCTGATTCACTGTTGTCCGTCTGGCAGTCTGTCGGCGTCTCCGTTTCCCCTTTTGGATCACTCGGAGAGGGAGCACTGATACAGTTGGATGAGATAGCAGTAACAACACTGGCGACCTCACATGTCTGAGTAGCCTCCGGACTCCCTTCCGGGATTTTGATGTCGCTACATCCTGAATCCGAAACTCCATTTTCGGCGCTGTCTTGCTCGCCACTCGCTTGAGTTTCTACGTGGAGTGCCGCCGGGGATTCGACCACATCTCTGGGCTCCTGCTTGTCCACCGCCACTTTGCTTTGCTCGTCCGATTCAGACAGGCTCTCTGTCGAACCGGGGACCAATTtgtcttgttctgaagccatgtACTCCCCCTCACACCACTCTCTTGCTTGCTGGGCGCTCAGGCATATGCCGCCGTAGTAGTCACTCAGGTATACTTGCCGGGCACTCCGTAGAACGAGGGAGACCAGTAGATTTTTGTGTAGTTTGATACCACCACGTTGCACTCGGGAATTATAAATCTTCCCGAGTGAAATACTCATAATCCGATGCGCCTCAACTTTAAACTCCATGATTAAAAACTATTCGTTTGGTAAACAAAAGCACCCACTGTCTTAATTGTGCTTCAGTCCACGTCGAAACAACTGGTTAGAAAGGTAATCCTAAAATCCCGGGTGTAAATGTAGGCTATTCGAGTTTGTTTGTCCAGCTAACGACTGCACGCGATTCGCTTACAAATCGCACTGAATTCAACAGTGACgtaaatctatatatatatatttttttagaaactGGCATTTGATGAATGCAAGATGTGTTTCATCGTTCTCCTGAGCAGAATCAAATTGGTGCATGGGTGAAGAAATTAAAGGCTTTCATTAAATTCTTACACCTTTCCCTTCAATCAACAGCTGAGCATTAAGAGGAATGGGGCTGTATCTATTTTTAACACAGCTTTATACCCTAACGTAACAACCAGGCCAGCCAATGAAAATACGTGTCGTCTTTACAATCACTACGAATACAGCCCCGCCAAATCCATATGGACCAATGGGCGTGCGCTAAAAAGATAAATCAGATTTAAATACAAACCTGAGAGAGTGTTTTAAAGGAATAAACGCAATTTTAAACTGTCGGAATTAgccttcaaaaaatatatataaaagtgCACATAAAATATAATACCCAAGACATAGGCTATAGTTTATTATATTGTAGGTTACTAATGTGATTTCACATTATGAATGAGCTTATTTGATcattttagatttaaaaaaaaaattattttatccATTCATTTAGGCTATTTTACATTAGTCCAAAATGTTTCTGATAATCATACTTGTAATATCAGAAATGTGTTTAGATTTCCCCTTACTGTTATCTCCCGAACCAAAATGTTAGTCTTTTCGCTAGAACAACAAcactaatacataaatacagcTCTTttctgctgccatgctgtgtccCCTTTTAGAGTACGGTATATTTTCTTTTGATTGCTGACTTCCTGAGCTGATGTAATGCTTTGACTGTTTTCAGCCAGGTCACATGATGCTTTTGTGCCGTGTCCTGGCAAAGGCAAATTCTAGTGAATGGAACAGTTAGGAGGGGGAGGGGTAGTGGTGTTTTGTTTCAGGAGACTGttatgctgcattcataaccaagtgggaaggtgctATTACCACATACGACTGAGAATAATCCACTTGAACGCCCCTACAACTGGTGGGAAACCCGTCTATCATCTCTGAGCTCCAatttctcccacatgctgacctctggaAATTACGTCGATAACAGCTTTTTCGGCAACATCAAAACAATATTTAtaacaataaatatatacatattttttgaaGACTCATTTCTTTACAAGCATGATAGGTGTACTTTTAGTTCAGCATACTTTTAGTTCACCAATCAGCGTTTCTCAACAAGATAAAGCACATAAATGCATCCAACTGCTATTTACGACTTCAGAACTGGTAACTACCTTCTTCCCACTTGGCTATGAATGCAGCATTAGGTATGCATTAGTTATGTGTGGGGAGGGTTTGTTGAAATGTACTCTAATCTTAAAGGAAAATTAGTGTCTCTTGAGCCTGTAGCTCagtataaaatgtggtgatttGTCAAGTCATTGTCTGGACATGTGTGGGTCATAATTTGCATGATTTTTGTGTTTTAAAAAACATGCCTGTAACACTTACCCCAATTGTTGGTGACAAGATAAACAGTTTTTGGGTCCATATATCACATATTTAAATACCCTATTATAGGCATATGGTATTATGCTCATCGGGTTCAATTCaatccaaaaatatatttataatattgTACAAGCACAATCCAATTCCTAACCTGAAGGTAGTCCTTGGATTACACTAAAATCCAATCCATGCATGCGCTAAAAAAGGGATATGACCTGGCTGACCAGCAAATGCTCGCAGGTTAAATAACTATCTAATTGATTGAGGATTGTTTATTTGCATTAATGCTTTTCAATTTATCACAAATATTGAACATAAAGGACCCTGTTAAGACCATGTAGATCGGCTACTGCAGTGGGCAAATTGATTGATCCATAAATTATAATGAGTAGTGATTAGGATGCAAGGTCAATAATGGCactggaggagatggctgccattttacaggctcctaaccaatagtgttattttgtgtgtttttccgcATTATTTgtgacttattttgtacataatgtttctgccaccgtctcttatgaccgaaaagagcttctggatatcagaacagcgattactcacctcgaactggacgaaaACATTTTCTTTAACGAGTTAGTCGCAAAGGATTTATTCCAGATACCCGACAAGGCACAAATCGCCATCATTCGCGCGAAGAGAAGACGCAGATACAGGGGACACAGGTCCGGGTTCCCTGTGAGAATTCGTTGGCAAGGTGAGaataacccgcctctaccattcgtcctattggccaatgtgcaatcattggagaataaactggatgagttccgttcaagactatcctaccaacgggacattaaaaactgtaacatcttatgtttcacagagtcgtggctgaacgacgacatggataatatacagttggctggtttTTCCGTGcattggcaagacagaacagctgcctccggtaagacaaggggtggtggtctatgtctatttgtcaataacagctggtttgCAAAATCAAAAATGTAGGAAGTCTCAATATTTTTctagcctgaggtagagtatctcatgataagctgtagaccacactatttatcatgagagttttcatctatatttttcgtagctgtctatttaccaccacaaactgatgctggcactaagacgaaactctcactcaacgagctgtataaagccataagcaaacaagaaaatgctcatccagagccGGTGCTCCtattggccggggactttaatgcagggaaactgttttacctcatttctaccagcatgttacatgtgcaacaagaggaagaaaaactatagaccacctttaccccacacacagagacatacaaagctctcccacaccctccatttggcaaatctgaccataattctatcctccttattCCTGCTTACAACTAAACACTaaatcaggaagtaccagtggctctctcaatatggaagtggtcagataatgcagatgctaagctacaggcttgtttttctagcacagactggaatatgttccgggactcatccgatggcattgaggagtataccacatcagtcaccggcttcatcaataagtgcatcgatgacgttggcCCCACAGTGACCTATGTACAGTTCcaatcaaacgtttggacacacctttttctttatttttactattttctacattgtagaataatagtgaagacatcaaaactatgaaataacacatatggaatcatgtagcaaccaaaaaagtgttcaacatatcaaaatatatgttgtatttgagattcttcaaatgtaGCCTTGAtggaagctttgcacactcatggcattctctcaaccagcttcatgaggtagtcacctggaatgcatttcaattaacaggtgtgccttgttaaaagttcatttgtggaatttctttccttcttaaagcgtttgagccaatcagttgtgttgtgacacggtaggggtggtataaagaagatagccctatttggtaaaagaccaagtctatttatggcaagaacagctcaaataagcaaagagaaacgacagcccatcgttactttaagacatgaagctcagtcaatatggaaaatgtcaagaaatttgaaagtttcttcaag
This window of the Salvelinus sp. IW2-2015 linkage group LG16, ASM291031v2, whole genome shotgun sequence genome carries:
- the LOC111975885 gene encoding immediate early response gene 5 protein; the encoded protein is MEFKVEAHRIMSISLGKIYNSRVQRGGIKLHKNLLVSLVLRSARQVYLSDYYGGICLSAQQAREWCEGEYMASEQDKLVPGSTESLSESDEQSKVAVDKQEPRDVVESPAALHVETQASGEQDSAENGVSDSGCSDIKIPEGSPEATQTCEVASVVTAISSNCISAPSPSDPKGETETPTDCQTDNSESAEKHSYEPKAPQAYTNRKRTADDSELTDSPTKITKLTSTSLPSTNDKNKGETEEMDTSNVSSLITIFGSSFSGLLSNKEGEQPDSEAEDSDSGQICCDQMLKNLNPWSTAIVAF